In one window of Streptomyces sp. FXJ1.172 DNA:
- a CDS encoding ATP-binding protein has product MHPFMEDAHLSADSPRTAEHAREITRTFLSVLEPKDSAGAEAILITVSELVTNAIRHAGGVTGFGLRADAGTVTVSVDDASTAPPRRRNTPLWEPGGFGWPMVLELAEEVRVRPHASGKTVQAVLSLAQ; this is encoded by the coding sequence GTGCACCCCTTCATGGAGGATGCACACCTGTCCGCGGACAGCCCGCGCACCGCTGAACACGCACGCGAGATCACACGGACCTTCCTCTCCGTGCTGGAACCCAAGGATTCAGCAGGGGCAGAGGCAATTCTCATCACGGTGTCGGAGCTGGTCACCAACGCCATCCGACATGCCGGCGGAGTCACCGGATTCGGGTTGCGAGCGGATGCGGGCACCGTGACCGTATCCGTGGACGACGCCAGCACCGCACCGCCACGGCGGCGCAACACTCCCCTGTGGGAGCCCGGCGGGTTCGGATGGCCCATGGTCCTGGAGCTGGCGGAAGAAGTCCGGGTCAGACCCCACGCGTCCGGTAAGACGGTCCAAGCGGTGCTTTCGCTGGCGCAGTGA
- a CDS encoding ABC transporter permease produces MTTTLTDAPAAGAGAGGGLEPGTAGRRPVPVVRILRMELVKQFSAWRVRLLVLLCWLGPVLLVFVIDQQSTLPSDTLFGRWMHATGWAGSLVVLGVAGTWALPLVTSVVAGDVFASEDRLGTWRHLIIAVRSHRRIFAAKAIASVTVIGLLVAGLAVSSVLGGLLAEPNQPLVGLDGHLLTGGDAAGKVLLAWVCVLAPTLALAAIGLLGSVALGRSPMGLLLPVMAALGMQTAQMLPLPVPVRLALPGYAFISWNGLFTDPQQLGPLLIGIGVSLMWAVVATALACLLFLRRDFTNVNNDGAGRRALTLGALPLAGVLAATVGVVAVGTGAGGSGITQAKVQRSVATVFSHLYPFQQAQMRQPAVTAARLQTTAACDKSEGLGAQAGPGNDWRCTVSWNVPGYNVTAQAVYQVDVTPTGRYIADGDGPVQVNGYFLIINAGKPTPNPLWQFDGNVDLISGH; encoded by the coding sequence ATGACCACGACTCTCACCGACGCCCCCGCCGCCGGAGCCGGGGCCGGGGGCGGGCTGGAGCCCGGGACGGCCGGCAGACGCCCGGTCCCGGTGGTCCGGATCCTGCGGATGGAGCTGGTCAAGCAGTTCTCTGCCTGGCGAGTGCGCCTGCTGGTGCTGTTGTGCTGGCTCGGTCCGGTCCTGCTGGTGTTCGTGATCGACCAGCAGAGCACCCTGCCGTCCGATACCCTCTTCGGCCGGTGGATGCACGCCACCGGCTGGGCCGGATCGTTGGTGGTGCTCGGCGTCGCCGGCACATGGGCCCTGCCGCTGGTCACGTCCGTGGTCGCCGGCGACGTCTTCGCCTCCGAGGACCGGCTGGGCACCTGGCGCCACCTGATCATCGCCGTCCGCTCGCACCGGCGGATCTTCGCGGCCAAGGCGATCGCCAGCGTCACCGTGATCGGACTGCTGGTAGCCGGCTTGGCCGTCTCCAGCGTGCTCGGCGGACTGCTCGCGGAGCCGAACCAGCCGCTGGTCGGCCTGGACGGCCACCTGCTCACCGGCGGGGACGCGGCCGGTAAGGTCCTGTTGGCGTGGGTCTGCGTGCTGGCACCGACGCTTGCCCTGGCCGCCATCGGTCTGCTCGGGTCGGTGGCCCTGGGCCGATCCCCGATGGGCCTGCTGCTGCCCGTGATGGCCGCCCTCGGGATGCAGACGGCGCAAATGCTGCCGCTGCCGGTCCCGGTGCGCCTGGCACTGCCCGGTTACGCCTTCATCTCCTGGAACGGCCTGTTCACCGATCCCCAGCAGCTGGGGCCGTTGCTGATCGGCATCGGGGTCAGCCTGATGTGGGCGGTCGTGGCGACGGCACTGGCCTGTCTGTTGTTCCTCCGCCGGGACTTCACCAACGTCAACAACGACGGCGCGGGACGCAGGGCGCTGACTTTGGGTGCCCTCCCGCTGGCGGGCGTGCTGGCCGCGACGGTCGGTGTCGTCGCCGTCGGGACCGGGGCGGGCGGTTCCGGCATCACCCAGGCCAAGGTGCAACGGTCGGTGGCCACGGTGTTCTCCCACCTCTACCCGTTCCAGCAAGCACAGATGCGCCAGCCAGCGGTCACCGCAGCGCGACTCCAGACCACAGCGGCTTGCGACAAGAGCGAGGGGCTCGGGGCGCAGGCAGGACCGGGGAATGACTGGCGCTGCACGGTCTCCTGGAACGTCCCGGGCTACAACGTTACCGCTCAGGCCGTCTACCAGGTCGATGTCACCCCGACCGGGCGCTACATCGCCGACGGGGACGGACCGGTGCAGGTGAACGGATACTTCTTGATCATCAATGCCGGCAAGCCGACGCCCAACCCACTGTGGCAGTTTGACGGCAATGTCGACCTGATCTCCGGTCACTGA
- a CDS encoding helix-turn-helix domain-containing protein has translation MASELRCSEKTVRRWLHRFNRCGLEGLEDLGGQGRKRRITEAERSRIVGLVRLTPPGRLEVQPSNEMWAADESGPSEWTLDALAAAARGLGIEVSRSQVRRILLAEGVRWRRTRSWTRSKDPDFEGKGRGSSDSTPARPTARRWSAPTNSAR, from the coding sequence ATAGCCAGCGAGCTGCGGTGCAGTGAGAAGACGGTGCGCCGCTGGCTGCACCGCTTCAACCGCTGCGGGCTGGAGGGACTGGAGGATCTGGGCGGGCAGGGCCGCAAGCGAAGGATCACCGAGGCCGAGCGCTCGAGGATCGTCGGCCTGGTCAGGCTGACGCCGCCAGGCCGGCTGGAGGTGCAGCCGTCGAACGAGATGTGGGCCGCGGACGAATCAGGACCCTCGGAGTGGACCTTGGACGCGCTGGCCGCAGCGGCCCGGGGCCTGGGCATCGAGGTCAGCCGCTCCCAGGTGCGCCGAATCCTGCTGGCTGAGGGAGTGCGCTGGCGGCGCACACGCTCGTGGACCCGCTCGAAGGATCCGGACTTCGAGGGAAAAGGACGCGGATCGTCGGACTCTACACCAGCCCGCCCGACGGCGCGACGGTGGTCTGCGCCGACGAACTCGGCCCGGTGA
- a CDS encoding PRC-barrel domain-containing protein, which yields MFEADDIREWRGHDVVDPGGHKIGTLESVYVDTASDSPVFATVFVGLPTRRRLVFVPLDGATVGPGYLKVTSPKSLVRKAPSIDTDGVLPAGDEPALFAHYGLDYAPGAGGERRLARR from the coding sequence ATGTTCGAGGCGGATGACATTCGGGAATGGCGCGGACACGATGTGGTGGATCCCGGCGGCCACAAGATCGGCACACTGGAGTCGGTGTACGTGGACACGGCGAGTGACAGCCCCGTCTTCGCCACGGTCTTCGTGGGACTGCCTACCCGGCGCCGTCTCGTCTTCGTCCCGCTCGACGGGGCCACCGTGGGCCCGGGCTATCTGAAAGTCACCAGCCCCAAGAGTCTGGTCAGGAAGGCGCCGTCGATCGACACAGACGGAGTGCTGCCCGCCGGCGACGAGCCCGCGCTCTTCGCGCACTACGGGCTGGACTACGCCCCCGGTGCCGGCGGCGAACGACGCCTCGCGCGCCGCTGA
- a CDS encoding PKD domain-containing protein, giving the protein MKRSKKLLLPGVASLALLFGGVESVAHGVGIADAAHSASGVGSCTLKGYNPATPPPNAKNLPLGKRPMTYKPDDFDCSGAKFAAPGVEFAKFPQPKNFKITNKSVVQRGGGHQTIIGKPAAAVNPLAPYFPPFQHFVIIYRENHTFDDYLGDCATTIAAGCNGQVESTNHMSSVPDLHQLAKTYSLSDSYSTGVQPPSGPNHWFLFSGQSSSSSQQQSYPSNGTQFDRFLQSDQGPTDEGTSACTAPSGTSSGTSPYSMIVNGDIYWMLNSGSGYWKNPADGKIEVLPPNRPGTTIPEELHTNEYTCNNQSIPDSTVSGDYLNFVNQYGMPAYNYIELFNDHPGTYQDIAGNDTATNNIVSSIMSNPTYKNNTLIVVTEDDTQNGSNGPDHVSNTYRVPLLVIGNPAYVKQHYVSHVAYTTANVLAAMERTMENVHSGAIDPNNNLGSSTFPMTTADQAALGDPLEDFWVQGATPLSASAKGSPTTGNAPLTENFTGSATGGTAPYTYSWNFGDGSTSTSQNPSHTYSTAGTYTATLTVTDSASPANTATSQVTTTVSAVGNPLAASASATPTSGQVPLNVAFTGTGTGGTPAYSYSWNFGDGSTSTSQNPSHTYSTAGTYTATLTVTDSASPANTASSTVTVTASPIAATVPGAPTGLTATAGTGQVALTWTPPASTGGENITSYKVYRGTSSGGESLLTSGGCSGLGAVTSCTDTGLTTGQTYYYRVTAVNGVGEGAQSNEASATPTGSTGCQAKQLLGNPGFENGSSNPAPWTASSGVINNSSSEPPHSGSWDAWLDGYGTTHTDTVSQTVTLPKGCTSEQLSFWLHVDTAETSTTTAYDTLKVQVLNSSGTVLGTLHTYSNLDRITGYAQHTFDLSPYAGQTVTLRFTGAEDYEYQTSFVLDDTTINVQ; this is encoded by the coding sequence ATGAAGAGATCGAAGAAGTTACTGCTGCCTGGTGTCGCCAGCCTTGCCCTGCTGTTCGGCGGGGTGGAGAGCGTGGCTCACGGCGTCGGGATCGCTGACGCCGCCCACTCCGCGTCGGGCGTCGGCTCGTGCACGCTGAAGGGGTACAACCCGGCGACGCCCCCCCCGAATGCCAAGAACCTGCCGCTCGGCAAGCGTCCGATGACGTACAAGCCGGACGACTTCGACTGCTCCGGGGCGAAGTTCGCCGCGCCCGGCGTGGAGTTCGCGAAGTTCCCGCAGCCCAAGAACTTCAAGATCACCAACAAGAGCGTCGTGCAGAGGGGCGGTGGCCATCAGACGATCATAGGGAAGCCCGCAGCGGCGGTGAACCCACTGGCGCCGTACTTCCCGCCGTTCCAGCACTTCGTGATCATCTATCGCGAGAACCACACTTTCGACGACTACCTCGGCGACTGCGCGACAACGATCGCCGCCGGTTGCAACGGCCAGGTGGAGAGCACCAACCACATGAGTTCCGTTCCGGACCTGCACCAGCTGGCCAAGACCTACTCGCTGTCCGACTCGTACAGCACCGGCGTCCAGCCGCCGTCCGGACCCAACCATTGGTTCCTGTTCTCGGGGCAGTCCTCGTCCAGCAGCCAGCAGCAGTCCTACCCGTCGAACGGCACCCAGTTCGACCGGTTCCTGCAGAGCGACCAGGGCCCCACGGACGAGGGCACCAGCGCCTGCACCGCTCCGTCCGGCACCAGCAGTGGCACCAGCCCGTACTCGATGATCGTGAACGGTGACATCTACTGGATGCTCAACAGTGGCAGCGGCTACTGGAAGAACCCGGCCGACGGCAAGATCGAGGTCCTGCCACCCAACCGTCCGGGCACGACCATCCCCGAAGAGCTGCACACTAACGAGTACACCTGCAACAACCAGAGCATCCCCGACAGCACCGTCTCCGGCGACTACCTCAACTTCGTGAACCAGTACGGGATGCCGGCCTACAACTACATCGAGCTGTTCAACGACCACCCCGGCACCTACCAGGACATCGCCGGCAACGACACCGCGACGAACAACATCGTCAGCTCCATCATGAGCAACCCGACGTACAAGAACAACACGCTGATCGTCGTCACCGAGGACGACACGCAGAACGGCAGCAACGGCCCGGACCACGTCAGCAACACCTACCGCGTGCCGCTGCTCGTCATCGGGAACCCGGCCTACGTCAAGCAGCACTACGTCTCGCACGTGGCGTACACGACGGCCAACGTGCTGGCGGCCATGGAGCGCACGATGGAGAACGTGCACTCCGGCGCCATCGACCCGAACAACAACCTGGGCTCGTCCACCTTCCCGATGACGACCGCGGACCAGGCCGCGCTCGGCGACCCGCTGGAGGACTTCTGGGTCCAGGGCGCGACCCCCCTGTCCGCGAGCGCCAAGGGCTCGCCGACCACCGGCAACGCGCCGCTGACGGAGAATTTCACCGGCTCGGCGACCGGCGGCACGGCCCCGTACACGTACAGCTGGAACTTCGGTGACGGGTCGACCAGCACCTCGCAGAACCCGAGTCACACCTACAGCACCGCGGGTACCTACACCGCGACACTGACCGTCACCGACAGCGCCTCGCCCGCCAACACCGCGACCTCGCAGGTGACGACCACGGTCAGCGCCGTCGGCAACCCGCTGGCCGCAAGCGCCTCGGCCACCCCGACCTCCGGCCAGGTGCCCCTGAACGTCGCCTTCACCGGCACCGGCACCGGTGGCACCCCGGCGTACAGCTACAGCTGGAACTTCGGTGACGGCTCGACCAGCACCTCGCAGAACCCGAGTCACACCTACAGCACCGCGGGTACCTACACCGCGACACTGACCGTCACCGACAGCGCCTCGCCCGCCAACACCGCGTCCTCGACGGTGACCGTCACAGCCTCGCCGATTGCCGCGACGGTACCAGGCGCGCCCACCGGCCTGACGGCGACAGCCGGAACCGGGCAGGTCGCGCTGACCTGGACGCCACCGGCCAGCACAGGCGGCGAGAACATCACCTCGTACAAGGTCTACCGCGGCACCTCCAGCGGCGGCGAGTCGCTGTTGACCAGCGGCGGCTGCAGCGGACTGGGCGCGGTGACCTCGTGCACCGACACCGGGCTCACCACGGGCCAGACCTACTACTACAGGGTCACCGCGGTGAACGGCGTGGGCGAGGGGGCACAGAGCAACGAGGCGTCCGCCACCCCCACCGGAAGCACCGGCTGCCAGGCGAAGCAGCTGCTGGGCAACCCCGGCTTCGAGAACGGCAGCTCCAACCCCGCTCCGTGGACCGCGTCCTCCGGCGTGATCAATAACTCCTCCTCCGAGCCGCCGCACTCCGGCAGCTGGGACGCGTGGTTGGACGGCTACGGGACCACCCACACCGACACCGTGTCGCAGACGGTGACCCTGCCGAAGGGCTGCACCTCGGAGCAGCTGAGCTTCTGGCTCCACGTGGACACGGCGGAGACCTCGACCACGACCGCCTACGACACGCTCAAGGTGCAGGTGCTGAACAGCTCCGGCACGGTGCTGGGCACCCTGCACACCTACTCCAACCTCGACCGCATCACCGGATACGCGCAGCACACCTTCGACCTCTCCCCCTACGCGGGCCAGACAGTCACGCTCAGGTTCACCGGCGCGGAGGACTACGAGTACCAGACCTCCTTCGTGCTCGACGACACCACGATCAACGTGCAGTGA
- a CDS encoding DNA-binding protein: MDGPDGLVLSPDTRRVLEAMFGRRVPDLFAPPLLDPHAPAFDLEQEVDMTARDAQDDAGATAAASISDTNLDQLADDAVTLARDYASIAPIQAFQRGQALQLQLQDQRDRTQVPAQQQRLLELLGQTTALLATSAFNLGAFEPARRLARSADLYGETARFEPLRAYCDGILAYIAYFTGMPGEAVSKARRAQTYGGLGDVARRRLLAIEARAHGYLGDIEAARRALRLSEEAESGARDRLHDDVAGEFGFSTERLAMSSSSTALLIHDAALAEQAARKALALIEQRPAETRSAHVLGSASADLAMARLLDNDVEAACEALAPVWAIPADQRVTGVLVRAGQIQHYLTQPTFRGSTVPCELRDRVEDFTHRGYCPAVVDGPHTAVRAPQRQFSPLGDAVLGQDGGIRPRRAPG; encoded by the coding sequence TTGGACGGCCCGGACGGCTTGGTGCTGTCTCCGGATACCCGTCGTGTCCTGGAGGCCATGTTCGGTCGGCGAGTCCCAGACCTGTTTGCGCCGCCGCTGCTCGATCCCCATGCACCCGCGTTCGACCTGGAGCAAGAAGTCGACATGACCGCACGCGACGCTCAGGACGACGCCGGCGCAACAGCCGCGGCGTCCATCTCCGACACCAACCTCGACCAACTCGCCGACGACGCGGTGACGCTCGCACGCGACTACGCGTCCATCGCACCCATTCAGGCCTTCCAGCGGGGCCAGGCGCTTCAGCTACAGCTCCAGGACCAGCGCGACCGTACCCAGGTGCCAGCGCAGCAACAGCGGTTGCTGGAACTCCTGGGACAGACCACAGCCCTGCTTGCCACCAGTGCCTTCAACCTCGGGGCGTTCGAGCCCGCCCGCCGACTGGCCCGCTCCGCCGACCTCTACGGAGAGACCGCACGCTTTGAACCTCTCCGGGCCTACTGCGACGGCATCCTCGCCTACATCGCGTACTTCACCGGTATGCCCGGCGAGGCTGTGTCCAAGGCCCGCCGTGCGCAAACTTATGGGGGCCTCGGCGACGTGGCTCGGCGGCGTCTCCTCGCCATCGAGGCACGCGCCCACGGCTACCTCGGAGACATCGAAGCTGCGCGGCGTGCGCTCAGGCTGTCCGAGGAAGCCGAGAGCGGTGCCCGCGACCGCCTGCACGACGACGTCGCCGGCGAGTTCGGTTTCAGCACCGAACGCCTCGCCATGTCCAGCAGCTCCACCGCTCTGTTGATCCATGATGCGGCCCTGGCCGAGCAGGCGGCACGGAAGGCCCTCGCCCTCATCGAACAGCGGCCGGCAGAAACGCGGTCCGCTCACGTACTGGGCAGCGCGTCCGCCGACCTGGCCATGGCACGCCTGCTCGACAACGACGTGGAGGCAGCCTGCGAAGCCCTGGCTCCCGTGTGGGCCATCCCAGCCGACCAGCGCGTGACCGGCGTGCTGGTACGGGCGGGCCAGATTCAGCACTACCTGACGCAACCGACGTTCCGAGGTTCAACGGTTCCCTGCGAACTGCGTGATCGCGTCGAGGACTTCACCCACCGCGGCTACTGCCCGGCTGTAGTCGACGGCCCACACACCGCCGTGCGTGCGCCACAGCGGCAGTTCAGTCCACTGGGTGACGCCGTGCTCGGCCAGGACGGCGGCATCCGCCCTCGCCGGGCCCCAGGATGA
- a CDS encoding transposase yields the protein MVCADELGPVIPRTFPPAPGRSPDGHRIKNEIDYSRGPEKTWVYGALRVRDGHEVTMTATSRNSAFYQQFLQLVEDANPVGDIYVITDNLSSHNSVSTRTWLEDHPRIRHVFIPVGACWLNLQEGWWRIFRKTALAGRSFGDRDHITHATHVATDQLNTRARPWIWGKPAPPNRTLRRRYTYTV from the coding sequence GTGGTCTGCGCCGACGAACTCGGCCCGGTGATCCCCCGCACCTTCCCGCCGGCACCGGGCCGGTCGCCGGACGGACACCGCATCAAGAACGAGATCGACTACTCCCGCGGACCGGAGAAGACCTGGGTCTACGGCGCCTTACGCGTCCGGGACGGCCACGAGGTCACGATGACAGCCACCTCACGCAACAGTGCCTTCTACCAGCAGTTCCTCCAGTTGGTAGAAGACGCCAACCCCGTCGGGGACATCTACGTGATCACCGACAATCTGTCCTCCCACAACAGCGTGTCCACCCGGACCTGGCTCGAGGACCATCCCCGCATCAGGCACGTGTTCATCCCGGTCGGTGCCTGCTGGCTCAACCTTCAAGAGGGCTGGTGGCGTATCTTCCGCAAGACCGCCCTGGCCGGCCGCTCCTTCGGCGATCGCGACCACATCACCCACGCCACCCACGTCGCCACCGACCAGCTCAACACCCGCGCCAGACCCTGGATCTGGGGCAAGCCCGCACCCCCCAACCGAACCCTCAGACGCCGCTACACGTACACCGTTTGA
- a CDS encoding IS5 family transposase produces the protein MTDAEWARVLPLLPVPGWMRGRGGQPEAYCHRAILDAIRYLVDNGIKWRAMPADFPPWDRVYAFFRRWRDHALVKECHDRLRARIRERLGRDAEPSAGVIDSQSVKADAVVGSESRGFDGGKLINGRKRHVVVDTLGLLLGVMVTAADVGDRTAACQCGCWTRETNRARARAVTRSGAARQVSMRGSSSSKGSTARSVAAWARSLVAMSASGLVRGRTTA, from the coding sequence ATGACGGATGCGGAGTGGGCCCGGGTCCTGCCGCTGCTGCCGGTGCCGGGCTGGATGCGCGGCCGCGGAGGGCAGCCGGAGGCGTACTGCCACCGGGCGATACTCGATGCGATCCGCTACCTGGTCGACAATGGCATCAAGTGGCGGGCGATGCCCGCCGACTTCCCGCCGTGGGACCGGGTATACGCGTTCTTCCGCCGCTGGCGCGATCACGCCCTGGTCAAGGAGTGCCACGACCGGTTGCGCGCAAGGATCCGCGAGAGGCTGGGGCGGGATGCGGAGCCGTCGGCCGGGGTGATCGACTCGCAGTCGGTCAAGGCGGACGCCGTCGTCGGGTCGGAAAGCCGCGGCTTCGACGGCGGCAAGCTGATCAACGGGCGCAAGCGGCACGTCGTGGTCGATACGCTCGGCCTGCTGCTGGGCGTGATGGTCACCGCCGCGGACGTCGGCGACCGCACCGCCGCGTGCCAGTGCGGGTGCTGGACACGGGAGACGAATCGGGCGCGGGCACGGGCCGTCACACGCTCGGGCGCAGCGAGGCAGGTGTCGATGAGAGGGAGTTCGTCGTCGAAGGGTTCGACGGCAAGGTCGGTGGCGGCCTGGGCAAGGAGTCTCGTGGCCATGTCAGCGTCCGGCCTCGTGCGCGGCAGGACGACGGCGTAG
- a CDS encoding ABC transporter ATP-binding protein has product MDTTIAVRGHGITKVFGDVVALDHVDVSVAQGQIHGLVGPNGAGKTTLLGLMLGLAVADEGDLEILGASVGRGLPAPDGVSGFVDGPGLYPTLTAKQNLATLVWLQPDDSLAGDVGEALEQVGLTEAADQKVRGFSLGMRQRLGLAAALLTKPRLLVLDEPSNGLDPAGKRQVHQVLRRLAAEGVTVVLSSHRMDDLEALCSEVTILAKGRVVFSGPLKKLTDEKHELDYRLRALDPSAAHAVAAGTPGVRVVEDSDAAARSDNDVVVVRARAAALDELVARIVRANIPVRELAPVVSPLEAAFLSLTDQLAIIGQEADQ; this is encoded by the coding sequence ATGGACACGACCATCGCAGTGAGGGGCCACGGCATCACCAAGGTCTTCGGTGACGTCGTCGCGCTCGACCATGTCGATGTAAGCGTCGCGCAGGGTCAGATCCACGGCTTGGTCGGCCCGAACGGTGCCGGAAAGACCACGCTGCTGGGCCTGATGCTGGGACTGGCCGTCGCCGACGAGGGGGACCTGGAGATCCTCGGCGCTTCAGTGGGCCGTGGGCTGCCGGCGCCTGACGGTGTATCCGGGTTCGTCGACGGACCCGGCCTCTACCCCACTCTCACCGCGAAGCAGAACCTTGCGACGCTGGTCTGGCTGCAGCCCGACGACTCGCTCGCCGGTGATGTCGGCGAGGCTCTGGAGCAGGTCGGACTCACCGAGGCCGCCGATCAAAAGGTCCGCGGCTTCTCCCTGGGCATGCGCCAACGGCTGGGACTGGCCGCGGCGTTGCTGACCAAACCGCGTCTGCTGGTGCTCGACGAGCCGTCCAACGGCCTGGACCCGGCAGGCAAGAGGCAGGTGCACCAGGTCCTGCGCCGGCTCGCGGCCGAGGGCGTCACGGTCGTCCTGTCCAGCCATCGGATGGACGATCTGGAGGCGCTATGTTCCGAGGTCACCATCCTGGCCAAGGGTCGTGTGGTGTTCTCCGGCCCGCTGAAGAAGCTCACCGATGAGAAGCACGAACTCGACTACCGGCTGCGCGCCCTGGATCCGTCCGCCGCGCACGCTGTCGCGGCCGGAACGCCCGGCGTTCGCGTCGTCGAGGACTCCGACGCCGCGGCGCGATCGGACAACGACGTGGTCGTCGTACGCGCGCGGGCGGCTGCTCTGGACGAACTGGTGGCGCGGATCGTGCGCGCGAACATCCCCGTGCGCGAACTCGCGCCCGTTGTCTCGCCGTTGGAAGCAGCCTTTCTCTCCCTGACGGACCAGCTCGCCATCATCGGGCAGGAGGCCGACCAATGA
- a CDS encoding SigB/SigF/SigG family RNA polymerase sigma factor: MELPHISEPQKVAPEDARQLSKAFFDQLAVLEEGTEEHQYVRNTLIEMNMSLVRYAASRFRTANAQSMEDIVQVGTIGLIKAIDRFEISREVQFTSFAVPYIVGEIKRFFRDTTWAVHVPRRLQEARAELSKATEELASRLGRSPKVSELAALMNLTEEEVVEAQIAANGYTSASLDAPLSSSDEDNEAALSEVIGLADPALELVEDFRSLAPLLADLSERERLIIHLRFVEERTQAEIGKRLGISQMHVSRLLSRLLTRLRSGMLPTT, from the coding sequence ATGGAGTTGCCCCATATCAGCGAACCGCAGAAGGTCGCACCTGAGGACGCCAGGCAGCTGTCCAAGGCGTTCTTCGACCAGCTCGCGGTCCTCGAAGAGGGCACGGAGGAGCACCAGTACGTCCGCAACACCCTCATTGAGATGAACATGTCGCTGGTGCGCTACGCGGCCAGCCGCTTCCGCACCGCCAACGCCCAGTCGATGGAGGACATCGTCCAGGTCGGCACCATCGGACTGATCAAGGCCATCGACCGTTTCGAGATCTCACGCGAGGTCCAGTTCACCAGCTTCGCGGTGCCGTACATCGTCGGGGAGATCAAGCGCTTCTTCCGCGACACCACCTGGGCGGTCCACGTGCCACGCCGCCTTCAGGAAGCCCGCGCCGAACTGTCCAAGGCCACCGAGGAACTCGCCAGCCGACTGGGCCGCTCCCCCAAGGTCTCCGAACTCGCGGCCTTGATGAACCTCACCGAGGAGGAGGTCGTCGAGGCCCAGATCGCCGCGAACGGCTACACGTCGGCGTCCCTCGACGCTCCCCTCAGCTCCTCGGACGAGGACAACGAGGCGGCGCTGTCCGAAGTCATCGGCCTCGCGGATCCAGCCCTGGAACTCGTGGAAGACTTCCGCTCTCTCGCTCCCCTTCTCGCTGATCTCAGCGAGCGCGAGCGCCTGATCATTCATCTGCGGTTCGTCGAGGAGCGGACACAGGCCGAGATCGGTAAGCGACTCGGCATCTCCCAGATGCACGTCTCCCGCCTGCTCTCCCGGCTGCTGACCCGCCTACGCAGCGGCATGCTCCCCACCACCTGA
- a CDS encoding STAS domain-containing protein: MSSASNITGLLRLNSPPSCARSAETASHMHRKSRRMSSSETWVPRFVSAGLDAYTATLMRDGRCHLVLDLSGVGFCDSAGLNALVRLWNGTREASGSLVLAAVTAPVLRVIEITGLHELLTIVPTTSHALAEHAFTQEQCQVELPGLRAEHDAPYGENQGEEPALS; encoded by the coding sequence ATGTCATCCGCCTCGAACATCACCGGCCTCCTGCGGCTGAACTCTCCTCCATCGTGCGCTCGATCCGCGGAGACGGCATCGCACATGCACCGGAAGAGTCGGCGCATGAGCAGCTCGGAGACCTGGGTACCCCGGTTCGTATCAGCCGGTCTGGACGCCTACACGGCCACCCTTATGCGGGACGGGCGATGTCACCTGGTCCTGGACCTGTCGGGGGTCGGCTTCTGTGACTCCGCCGGGTTGAACGCCCTGGTCCGGCTGTGGAACGGAACCCGTGAAGCAAGCGGGAGTCTCGTCTTGGCCGCCGTCACCGCTCCTGTACTCCGCGTCATCGAGATCACCGGCCTGCACGAGCTGCTGACCATCGTGCCCACCACGAGCCACGCCCTCGCCGAGCATGCCTTCACCCAAGAGCAGTGTCAGGTCGAACTCCCAGGTCTCCGGGCCGAACACGACGCGCCTTATGGCGAGAACCAGGGAGAGGAGCCGGCCCTGTCCTGA
- a CDS encoding MarR family winged helix-turn-helix transcriptional regulator: protein MTVAAFRPRPEPVEVARVTATAGELLEVLWGRASTAPASASQMRVLLMLEHQDGINLHNLSDALASTPPSTSRLCDRLVAAGLVERVVSPANRREVQLHLSGRGRAFLDDLRARRERELQAVLALMPAGKRTALLEGLEAFCRAAALQIHDNARQPDDQTA, encoded by the coding sequence GTGACAGTGGCTGCTTTCCGCCCCCGCCCGGAACCCGTCGAGGTCGCCCGCGTGACCGCGACGGCCGGAGAGTTGCTGGAAGTCCTGTGGGGTCGGGCGTCCACAGCCCCGGCGTCCGCGTCCCAGATGCGGGTGCTGCTCATGCTGGAACATCAGGACGGTATCAATCTGCACAACCTCAGTGACGCGCTCGCCTCCACGCCCCCGTCCACCAGCCGGCTATGCGACCGCCTGGTCGCCGCCGGCCTCGTCGAGCGTGTGGTCAGTCCGGCCAACCGGCGCGAGGTGCAGCTGCACCTCAGCGGCCGGGGCCGCGCCTTCCTTGACGATCTGCGTGCTCGCAGGGAACGGGAACTGCAGGCGGTGCTGGCCCTCATGCCCGCGGGCAAGCGAACGGCGCTGCTGGAAGGACTTGAGGCGTTCTGCCGCGCGGCGGCTTTGCAGATACACGACAACGCCCGGCAGCCGGACGACCAGACCGCCTGA